The Oculatellaceae cyanobacterium genome has a window encoding:
- a CDS encoding PepSY domain-containing protein, giving the protein MNSFNRAFRKYHRRLAIIMCLPLLITVLTGISYPILGQWLHLDNLAGFILQVHSGSIFGLEAVYPVLNGLGLAGLLVTGMSMTNLFRR; this is encoded by the coding sequence ATGAACAGTTTTAACCGTGCTTTTCGCAAATATCATCGCCGACTTGCTATCATCATGTGCTTGCCATTACTGATAACTGTGCTTACGGGTATCAGTTATCCAATTTTGGGTCAGTGGCTACACCTTGATAATTTAGCTGGATTTATTCTACAAGTTCATAGTGGTAGTATTTTCGGCTTAGAGGCAGTTTATCCAGTATTGAACGGTTTGGGTTTGGCAGGGTTGCTAGTCACAGGAATGAGTATGACTAATCTGTTTAGAAGATGA
- a CDS encoding cyanophycinase, whose product METVENMPNNPSGQLVIIGGAEDKEGDCKVLREFVRRAGGTKARIVVMTVATSMPGEVGDTYTKVFERLGAEHIEVVDTPEREDANEAKAIEAVENATGVFFTGGDQARIVTAIKDTKLDAAMHKRYSEGIVVGGTSAGAAMMPDIMIIEGDSETNPRVNVVEMGPGMAFLPGVVVDQHFLQRGRMGRLLSALAQQPAVLGFGIDENTAVVINDGKFEVVGEGAVTVVDVADVTHCNVDQLLKDEPLAICGAKLHILPHGYKFDLQSRKPILN is encoded by the coding sequence ATGGAAACGGTAGAAAATATGCCCAATAATCCTAGTGGGCAGTTGGTCATTATTGGCGGAGCAGAAGACAAAGAAGGGGATTGTAAAGTACTGCGAGAGTTTGTACGCCGCGCAGGTGGTACTAAAGCTCGAATTGTGGTGATGACAGTGGCAACATCCATGCCTGGGGAAGTTGGCGATACTTATACCAAAGTATTTGAAAGGCTGGGAGCAGAACATATTGAAGTCGTTGATACTCCTGAAAGGGAAGATGCCAACGAGGCGAAAGCTATAGAAGCAGTTGAGAATGCTACTGGGGTGTTTTTTACAGGGGGAGATCAAGCTCGCATCGTCACAGCAATTAAAGATACTAAACTGGATGCAGCTATGCACAAACGTTATTCTGAAGGGATTGTAGTTGGTGGCACTAGCGCTGGCGCTGCAATGATGCCAGATATCATGATCATTGAAGGCGATTCGGAAACAAATCCCCGTGTAAATGTTGTAGAAATGGGGCCAGGTATGGCTTTTCTGCCAGGAGTGGTGGTAGATCAACATTTCTTACAACGCGGACGTATGGGGCGCTTACTATCAGCATTGGCACAACAACCAGCAGTATTAGGATTTGGGATTGATGAGAATACTGCTGTGGTCATTAATGATGGCAAATTTGAAGTAGTTGGAGAAGGCGCTGTTACGGTTGTTGATGTTGCGGACGTTACTCATTGCAATGTGGATCAACTATTAAAAGATGAACCATTAGCGATTTGTGGAGCTAAGTTGCATATTTTGCCACACGGGTACAAATTTGATTTGCAATCTCGTAAGCCAATTTTAAACTAG
- a CDS encoding CsbD family protein has translation MSIEDRAQAVAKNLEGKAQAAMGEITGSEKDKTEGHNKQDQAAAIHLKEDIKDKAKEIVDQA, from the coding sequence ATGAGTATTGAAGATAGGGCGCAAGCAGTAGCTAAGAATCTTGAAGGAAAAGCTCAAGCAGCTATGGGTGAAATTACTGGCAGTGAAAAAGATAAAACAGAAGGTCACAATAAGCAAGATCAAGCCGCAGCAATTCATCTCAAAGAAGATATCAAAGATAAGGCAAAAGAAATTGTAGATCAAGCATAG
- a CDS encoding Rieske (2Fe-2S) protein — translation MNRRAFFNWVGVGFLASSLPVAIASCMSDQSNQQATTPTPTPSKRPDGFEQVGTVADLNSKGQILQKQSPEKAVLVVRDPKDANKILAVNPICPHKACIIGWQADQKVFICPCHNSKFTPDGKFLNPPANKPLQVYQAKVEGEQVLVKQG, via the coding sequence ATGAATCGTCGCGCTTTTTTTAACTGGGTAGGTGTAGGTTTTCTGGCAAGTTCGTTACCTGTAGCGATCGCTAGTTGTATGTCAGATCAGTCTAATCAGCAAGCAACTACACCAACACCAACTCCGTCTAAACGCCCAGATGGATTTGAGCAGGTTGGCACGGTAGCTGATTTAAATAGTAAAGGTCAAATTCTCCAGAAGCAATCTCCAGAAAAAGCAGTATTAGTAGTCCGCGATCCCAAAGATGCTAACAAAATTTTAGCCGTAAATCCCATTTGCCCTCATAAAGCTTGCATTATTGGATGGCAGGCAGATCAAAAAGTATTTATTTGCCCGTGTCATAATTCTAAATTTACTCCAGACGGCAAATTTTTAAATCCACCAGCTAACAAACCCTTGCAAGTTTATCAAGCTAAGGTAGAAGGTGAACAGGTTTTAGTTAAGCAAGGATAA